The Clostridium felsineum DSM 794 region CAGTTAAGAGCTTTGCTATCGACCCAGCCAGAAGACAATGGGGCTCATATAGCCTTTTTATAAATATAACACAAGATCATTAATATATTTCTGGTATAGTACTTAAAATATATACATTACAAAGTATCTAAACTCTACACTTGATGTAGTTTAGATACTTTATTTTATTACATCCAATTACAAAACATATTATATAAATATTATAAAAGCTAAAATTATAAGTATTAGTTTTTGTAATTTATTGACATATTATTTATTAAGAACTATAATATATTAAAAATGTAACTAATTAGGAGGCGTTTATCATTGATAAACAAACATTTTAAAGTAATTATGTCTTCAATCATATTTGCTATGTTGGCATCATCAACAACTTTTGCCAAGCAAATAATAAATTCTACAAATGGTCCAAGCCTAAAAAATAAAGGTCCTGTTATTTTTAATACAAAAAAGCTTAAAACAAATCCAATAATAACTACTAAACAATATACTAAAACCTACCCTAATACAAAAAATACACCACCTAGCACATTTAACCCTTTAACAGCTACTGATACTGAATTAGATAAATATGGCTTTCCTTCAAGACCTACAGATAAAAAACAATTAGCTCAGTGGGAAAATGCTATGCGTCATGCTAAAAAACACGTTTCACTAAAAATTAAGAATTCAAATACAACTCATGGAACATCTCAAAGCCCTAATTGGACTGGATACGTGTGCCAAGGTTCAAGTAATAATAATACTAAATTTTATCAATCTTGTACTGAGTTTTTTATACCTCAATACAATGGCAGTACCAATGATGACCCAGCAATTTGGACAGGTATAGGTGGCTATAATGGTAGCTATTCTATTGTACAAGCGGGGGCTGATTTAAATGCTACAGGAAGTCCTTATTCTGGTACTACATATGGTGGAACTACACAATATGAATTTTGGATTGAGGATTTTCCAGAAAATGTATCATATGCATCAGGTATTCCAATAAAACCAGGAGATGAGGTATTTGTAAATGTAAAATATTCTCCAACCACCCATCAATCAACTGCTTACTTTGAAAATGATACAACATCACAATATGGAAGTGTAAATTTTGACGGTACATATTATGATGGTTCAAGCGCAGACTTCGTATGTGAAGCTACTGGCTCTCAATATCATGGTAATTGGCCAAGCATAAACTTTGTAGGAAATATGGCATATTATAATTATAATGAATCAACTGGAAAAGGTGATAGTTCTTATCTACCATTACTTAATTACGATACAATAAATTTACAATCAGGCAATTATACAGAAGCTGTCCCATCCAGTATTACCAGCAAACTTGGTGGATTTATGATAAATACTTATTAATTTAAAAACATCAACTTATCTATGTATAACCATAATAATAACCTAACTGAAACGCACTACAAATATTAGCTTACTTACTAATACTTGTAGTGTATTTTTAATAAAAAATATTCAACTACACTAACACCAAGATTTAACAAGCTCTTTCTAGTTTGATATTCCATAATCAAATCATATATGTACATATTTAGCTATATTAAAGCCTTTTCACCGATTATTGCTATAATAAAAACAATATAGAATATGCCATTAAAGGCTAATCTTTTATCCGATAAACGGTTTCTTTTTAAACATACCCATAATGAAAAAATTGCTACAAAGGTTACAATAGCTGAAATAATAAGGTATTTATCAAGCAACCAAGGTGTAAACATAATTCCTAAAGAACTGGGAACAGTAGCCTGTATCATCATAGAACCACTAATGTTAGAAAGAGCCAACTTCTCTTTTCCTTGCCTTACCCATATAATTGCATTTAAGGTTTCCGGTAATTCTGTTGCTACGGGACTCAATAATAGAGAAACCATATGAGGGGCCATTCCAAGTGAAATACTAAGTGTACCTAAATTATTTACAAACAGTTGAGAGCCTATAAAAATAAGAATAAGTGCCCCTATTGTTTGAGTTAAAATCAATAACTTCTTAGGTTGTACATTTTTAGGACTAATTTTTAATGGCTCCAAATCCTCAGCAATTTCATTATTATCAGCACTCATTTCCCTATAGAAATAAATACCATAGGCTATTAAAAATAAGATTCCAAGCAACGGCTTTACCGTAAAAGCTATAAGTCCTAGTGCAATTTTAAATACAAAAATCCACATAAACCAAGCTTGATCCCTTGCTAACTTTTTACCATCACACTTAATACACTCACCAAATTTTCTTTTATTGCAAAAGACAAATATTCCTATACCAACAACAGCATATGCAATTGTACTTAATACAAGTGGTCCGCCTAATGCAGCACCTATACCTATGTCCTTCTGCTTTAAGTTAGTTCCAAAGACTACAGCTATAAAGGTTACAATACTTTCAGGAAGTGCTGTACCAAAGGCAGCTAAAACTGAACCTACAGCACTTTGAGAAATTTTAAAAGCTTTACCCACCCATTCAATCCCGTTTACAAAGAATTCACAGCTAAAGTAAATCAAAAGCGCTGAAAACAGCATAATTAAAATTGTTAATATCATACTCTTTCTCTCCTTAAACAAAAAAATAAAAAAGACCTTCAGTGTACATAAAATACACCAAAAGTCTCGTTTCGCATTTTTAGCGGATATTGCCAGGTTTTTCAAACCACTATGTTGACAATATCTATCAAACTACTCCCTTTTGAAGCTAAATAACTTTAATTTTACTTAAGTAGTATACTAAAACTCTTTTAATATGTCAATAATTATCAAATTAGTTTAGGAAGCGTATTAGCTGCCTCAGGCATAAGGGTAATTGTAGCATCCTTGGAATTTGTTTTATAAACTAACTCTAACGCCTCCTCTATGGTTTTAACAAGCTTTATATTTGTTCTTTTAACTAATTTATGGTCTAAAGAAGAAACTAAAATTACATTAAATTTATCTGCACCTTCACAAAAATAATAGCCAGCATACTTAGAAATACTATACTTTTCTCTAAGATCTCTTTCCCTTTCCTCTGAAGTATCAAAGTTTAAAAACATAGACTGCATCTCAGCGTCTCCACCAAGTCCATCTCTACATTCAGCTAAAATTACAATTGTTCCATTGTCTTTAGTAGCTTCTCTGGCATTTATCATTATTTTTATAGATTGGTATAAGTTAATATCTTTTGGATAGCCTCCAGCTGACGCAATAGTAATATCAGATTTTCTAGATATATTAACTCCATCCTTTTCATCTATCATTTTTCTTCCCTTAGCATGTGCAGATATGTAATTTCCAGCTACTGCACCTACAATAGCACCATCCTTGTCTACCACTACATTAAACATAAAATCAGGTTTTACAAAGCTTGCTGCCTCTAACATATCTATATGTATTGGATTATTCTCTATATTTCCACAGCGTACGGTTTCATAAGTTCCACCACCAAAATTTTTGCTTAAGGACATAGCGTGATTTGCCATTACTGATTCATATGAAGCTATTCCTGGAAGTATGGTCTTCTTTCCTCCGCTAAAGCCTACTAAAAAATGATATACTATTCCTCCAGTTATAACTATATGATCACAATCTAATGCTATTTTATTTATTGAAACAGGTGTACCATAAGTGGTTTTTCCCAAATATACTAAGTTATTTTTATCAAGACAATCATGATCAATTATTTTGAACCTTTTTGAAAGCTCTTTTCCCAAAATCTTTTCATGCTCTTCTTCTGTTTGGCTTCTATGAGTACCTGTAGCTGATAGAAATATTATATCCTCATCTTTGACACCACCAGCATTTATTTCTTCTACAAGTTTCGGAAGATACTTATCTGTTCTCTGCCATGCCCTTGTCACATCTGGTACAACTATACAAACAGTCTCACCCTCATGTACTAATTCCTTCAATCTAGCACTATCTATAGGATTTTCTATAGCATCTTTAATAACTTCTTCTTCAGATTTTGTAGTTCCAAATTTGTTACTTTTTATTACCCCTATTACGTTTTTTTCATCTACATCAATTTCTAATTTTAAATCTCCATACTTCATTTTTTTGTCCATTGTTTAGCCCCCTTTTAATAAAACATATATACAATTTTATCATATTAAATATAATTTTTACACATAAGTATAAATTCTATAATCATTTTTTTACTTATTTGACATTTTGGCAATGTATTCTTATGACTAAATAAAAACTACAAGCATATTATATTATTATTTATCATTTAAAATTTGGAGGATATTTATTATGAACACTACACATTTAATAGCTTTAAAAACTTGCAGTGGTAACTTTGTATGCGCTGAAGATGGTGGGCATGGAGTAATTATTTCAAATAGAGTTAATATTGATCTTTGGGAAACCTTTGAAGTTATTAATCTTAAAGAAAATAAGATAGCCTTAAAAACTTGCAGTGGTAATTTTGTATGTACTAAAAATTGTGGTTATGGTGTACTTACCTCCCTAAGAAATACTATTGGTTCTTGGGAAACCTTTGAAATTATTGATCTTAAAGAAAACAAAATAGCCTTAAAAGCTTGTAATGGAAAATTTGTATGTGCTGAAAATCGCGGACATGGTATGCTCACTTCCAATAGGGATAATATAGATCCTTGTGCAACCTTCGAAATCATTGAGCTTAACTCAAATCCGGATGAACTAAAAGAAATGGTAAAAACATATGCTCCTATAATTTACTTTAATCCAAATGAAGAATATTTTCCAGTTAACGTTGAAGCTTTTTTAAATGGTTCTAGCATTATAAATGAAAAAGGTGAAATAGTAGCTAATGGAACCGACCTATTATCAGAAACAGAAGTTTTACCTGATAAATTATTAGAAAAAAATATCTACTTAAAACTCACAGATTCAAATATAAAATATGGAGATATTTCAAATTCAAAATGCTATGTTTCTTTAAATAATAGACACAACGGT contains the following coding sequences:
- the larA gene encoding nickel-dependent lactate racemase; translated protein: MDKKMKYGDLKLEIDVDEKNVIGVIKSNKFGTTKSEEEVIKDAIENPIDSARLKELVHEGETVCIVVPDVTRAWQRTDKYLPKLVEEINAGGVKDEDIIFLSATGTHRSQTEEEHEKILGKELSKRFKIIDHDCLDKNNLVYLGKTTYGTPVSINKIALDCDHIVITGGIVYHFLVGFSGGKKTILPGIASYESVMANHAMSLSKNFGGGTYETVRCGNIENNPIHIDMLEAASFVKPDFMFNVVVDKDGAIVGAVAGNYISAHAKGRKMIDEKDGVNISRKSDITIASAGGYPKDINLYQSIKIMINAREATKDNGTIVILAECRDGLGGDAEMQSMFLNFDTSEERERDLREKYSISKYAGYYFCEGADKFNVILVSSLDHKLVKRTNIKLVKTIEEALELVYKTNSKDATITLMPEAANTLPKLI
- a CDS encoding sodium:calcium antiporter; this translates as MILTILIMLFSALLIYFSCEFFVNGIEWVGKAFKISQSAVGSVLAAFGTALPESIVTFIAVVFGTNLKQKDIGIGAALGGPLVLSTIAYAVVGIGIFVFCNKRKFGECIKCDGKKLARDQAWFMWIFVFKIALGLIAFTVKPLLGILFLIAYGIYFYREMSADNNEIAEDLEPLKISPKNVQPKKLLILTQTIGALILIFIGSQLFVNNLGTLSISLGMAPHMVSLLLSPVATELPETLNAIIWVRQGKEKLALSNISGSMMIQATVPSSLGIMFTPWLLDKYLIISAIVTFVAIFSLWVCLKRNRLSDKRLAFNGIFYIVFIIAIIGEKALI
- a CDS encoding Vps62-related protein; translation: MNTTHLIALKTCSGNFVCAEDGGHGVIISNRVNIDLWETFEVINLKENKIALKTCSGNFVCTKNCGYGVLTSLRNTIGSWETFEIIDLKENKIALKACNGKFVCAENRGHGMLTSNRDNIDPCATFEIIELNSNPDELKEMVKTYAPIIYFNPNEEYFPVNVEAFLNGSSIINEKGEIVANGTDLLSETEVLPDKLLEKNIYLKLTDSNIKYGDISNSKCYVSLNNRHNGLHLEINYFILYGYNDGMLNVKFNDASILKIGENEGVWQYITIVINTNTAAIEHIDLNQYGKTKQFKPEQLAYENNHVVIYSALKSHTFYNEIGGTSAKYTSEELGLLKTSKDKVLFELYNNNTSQGIRWDTSLSSNIITTNIRSMEVKEPKWLKFNGRWGSAYDLNEKDLELLDKISTLPYGGKILNNLIWSFIPYNKKDLNGPNGIKYKINY
- a CDS encoding G1 family glutamic endopeptidase, whose protein sequence is MINKHFKVIMSSIIFAMLASSTTFAKQIINSTNGPSLKNKGPVIFNTKKLKTNPIITTKQYTKTYPNTKNTPPSTFNPLTATDTELDKYGFPSRPTDKKQLAQWENAMRHAKKHVSLKIKNSNTTHGTSQSPNWTGYVCQGSSNNNTKFYQSCTEFFIPQYNGSTNDDPAIWTGIGGYNGSYSIVQAGADLNATGSPYSGTTYGGTTQYEFWIEDFPENVSYASGIPIKPGDEVFVNVKYSPTTHQSTAYFENDTTSQYGSVNFDGTYYDGSSADFVCEATGSQYHGNWPSINFVGNMAYYNYNESTGKGDSSYLPLLNYDTINLQSGNYTEAVPSSITSKLGGFMINTY